A window from Cryptomeria japonica chromosome 1, Sugi_1.0, whole genome shotgun sequence encodes these proteins:
- the LOC131028936 gene encoding S-type anion channel SLAH1-like, protein MERNCNVFLDCWINSLYGCVHHALPETPIRRRFVEKDSPGFFLFIAAPSSASVAWEAVSGSFDSFSRMLLFLSLFLYLALVVRVDFFRDSIRRFSVIWWSFAYPMTTTSVATLKYAEEVKHPIARTLAYVLTCVSIIVVLILVVLTIGSIVVARDNLFPNDTLIIPCAEERKKTVLLAKRSRNSCFSQT, encoded by the exons ATGGAGAGAAACTGCAATGTTTTTCTTGACTGTTGGATTAATTCACTATACGGTTGTGTTCATCACGCTTTACCAGAGACTCCCATCAGACGTAGATTTGTCGAGAAAGATAGCCCCGGTTTCTTTCTGTTTATTGCAGCTCCGAGCTCGGCTAGCGTGGCTTGGGAAGCAGTATCAGGATCATTCGACTCCTTCTCGAGGATGCTCCTGTTTCTCTCACTTTTCTTGTACTTGGCCTTG GTAGTGAGAGTGGATTTCTTCCGTGACAGCATTAGGAGATTTTCCGTAATATGGTGGTCATTTGCATATCCCATGACAACAACATCTGTGGCCACACTCAAATATGCAGAGGAAGTGAAGCACCCAATTGCTCGGACTTTGGCTTACGTTCTCACTTGTGTCTCCATAATAGTGGTACTAATTCTTGTCGTTCTTACTATTGGTAGTATAGTTGTGGCAAGAGATAACCTCTTCCCTAATGATACCCTTATAATCCCCTGCGCGGAGGAGCGCAAGAAAACTGTGTTGCTAGCTAAAAGATCTCGTAATTCATGCTTCTCCCAGACTTAA